A section of the Campylobacter lanienae NCTC 13004 genome encodes:
- a CDS encoding inorganic phosphate transporter — protein MSRDNVFAATLFAISLVVFFLWGYGYIDGHHLLLFILASVFGLFMAFNIGGNDVANAFGTSVGAKTLTIKQALIIAAVFELSGAVFAGAEVTNTIRSGIVILPNNGDINPMIFAAVMLSALMSAGIWLFIATKKGLPVSTTHAIVGGIVGSALMMGYIYYNNGNTLEMVKWSSIGSIVLSWVISPVMGGVIAYIVFGYIKTKIITPSAELQAQIKAIKAQKRSFKENYISELSNKSEAEQIQELRNIAISDDEEGVSSSPFRERMKEYKKEEKLIDAIRYMRLHIPILAAITAMIISSTLLFKGLKHMNLNFSTIETIWILCVIGTVAYLVSFSIVNMMKKDNPQKGINRIFGWFQIFTASAFAFSHGANDIANAIGPFAAVLDVLKSSSINSTATIPTVAMVTFGVALVVGLWFLGKEVITTVGSKLTEILPTTGFSAELSASIVILIATKMGLPISSTHVLIGAVLGIGLYNRNANWGMLKPIGLAWIITLPVAMIGSAIGFVIITKILGF, from the coding sequence TTGAGTAGGGATAATGTATTTGCGGCTACGCTTTTTGCGATTTCGTTGGTGGTCTTTTTTTTATGGGGTTATGGTTATATAGATGGTCATCATCTACTGCTTTTTATCTTAGCTAGTGTTTTTGGTCTATTTATGGCGTTTAATATCGGTGGCAACGATGTCGCAAACGCATTTGGTACTAGCGTAGGAGCCAAGACTCTCACTATCAAACAAGCACTTATAATAGCTGCTGTATTTGAGCTAAGTGGCGCTGTATTTGCTGGAGCGGAGGTTACAAATACTATTAGAAGTGGCATTGTCATACTACCAAATAATGGCGATATCAATCCTATGATTTTTGCTGCTGTTATGCTATCTGCTCTTATGAGTGCTGGAATTTGGCTATTTATAGCTACCAAAAAGGGACTTCCAGTATCAACTACTCATGCTATTGTAGGCGGGATCGTGGGTTCAGCCCTTATGATGGGATATATATATTATAATAATGGCAATACCTTAGAGATGGTTAAATGGAGCTCAATTGGTAGTATAGTGCTTAGCTGGGTGATATCACCGGTTATGGGCGGAGTGATAGCTTATATTGTATTTGGATATATCAAGACCAAGATTATCACCCCTAGTGCCGAGCTACAAGCCCAAATCAAAGCTATAAAAGCACAAAAGAGAAGTTTCAAAGAAAATTATATAAGCGAACTATCTAATAAAAGCGAAGCCGAGCAAATCCAAGAGCTTAGAAATATCGCTATTAGCGATGATGAAGAGGGCGTTAGTAGTAGCCCATTTAGAGAGAGGATGAAAGAGTATAAAAAAGAAGAGAAGTTAATAGACGCTATAAGATATATGAGACTCCATATTCCTATTTTGGCCGCTATTACTGCTATGATTATCTCATCTACTCTATTATTTAAGGGTTTAAAGCATATGAATTTGAATTTCAGCACCATTGAGACTATCTGGATATTGTGTGTTATCGGTACGGTGGCTTATTTGGTGAGTTTTTCTATCGTAAATATGATGAAAAAGGATAACCCACAAAAGGGTATAAATAGAATTTTTGGTTGGTTTCAGATATTTACTGCTTCGGCATTTGCCTTTTCTCATGGGGCAAATGATATAGCAAACGCAATTGGCCCATTTGCTGCGGTATTAGATGTGCTTAAAAGTAGCTCTATTAATAGCACGGCTACTATCCCAACTGTGGCTATGGTTACATTTGGGGTGGCGCTTGTAGTTGGGCTGTGGTTTTTAGGTAAAGAGGTTATAACTACGGTTGGGAGTAAGCTTACAGAGATTTTGCCTACGACTGGATTTAGCGCTGAGTTATCAGCAAGTATAGTTATATTAATCGCTACTAAAATGGGATTACCTATTAGCTCTACTCATGTTTTGATAGGAGCAGTGCTTGGTATTGGATTATATAATCGCAATGCTAATTGGGGAATGCTAAAACCAATTGGATTAGCATGGATTATCACCTTGCCTGTTGCTATGATAGGCTCTGCTATTGGATTTGTGATTATCACTAAGATATTGGGATTTTAA
- the pdxA gene encoding 4-hydroxythreonine-4-phosphate dehydrogenase: MKPKIAISVGDINGVGIEIALKSHDEISKICNPLYFINSNLLNRASKLLNIDIPKDFNIYECGVDFEIKPGKVSKKSGKFSFISFDNALNFTAKGNADALVTLPINKESWKRAKIPYKGHTDALGKYFNRDAIMMLGCDELYVALFSDHVPLKAVSKKIKFKALKRFLLDFYASTKFEKVGVLGFNPHASDNGTIGGKEEIEIRMAIEATNASLKKEIFTGPLVPDAAFTPNALKSTNRLVALYHDVGLAPLKALYFDRSINVSLNLPIIRTSVDHGTAFDIAYQLKADTQSYIQSIKFALNSVKI; this comes from the coding sequence ATGAAGCCTAAAATCGCAATTAGTGTTGGTGATATCAATGGAGTTGGGATCGAGATTGCGCTAAAAAGCCATGATGAGATAAGCAAAATTTGTAATCCTTTATATTTCATAAACTCAAATTTATTAAATCGTGCCTCAAAGCTCTTAAATATCGATATTCCAAAGGATTTTAATATATATGAGTGCGGGGTAGATTTTGAGATAAAACCAGGTAAAGTAAGCAAAAAAAGTGGAAAATTCTCATTTATTAGCTTTGACAATGCTCTAAATTTCACCGCCAAAGGCAATGCAGATGCGCTTGTAACCTTACCTATCAATAAAGAGAGTTGGAAAAGAGCCAAAATCCCATATAAAGGGCATACGGACGCACTTGGCAAATATTTTAATCGTGATGCGATTATGATGCTTGGGTGTGATGAGCTATATGTGGCGTTATTTAGCGATCATGTGCCTTTAAAAGCCGTTAGCAAAAAGATTAAATTCAAAGCCTTAAAGCGATTTTTGCTTGATTTTTATGCCTCTACTAAATTTGAAAAAGTCGGAGTTTTGGGCTTTAATCCTCACGCTAGTGATAATGGAACTATCGGCGGAAAAGAGGAGATAGAGATTAGGATGGCAATCGAAGCTACAAACGCAAGCTTAAAAAAGGAGATTTTCACAGGCCCCCTTGTGCCTGATGCGGCATTTACACCAAATGCTCTTAAATCTACCAATCGCTTAGTAGCACTCTATCACGATGTAGGTTTAGCACCGCTAAAAGCGTTATATTTCGATCGCTCTATCAATGTAAGCTTAAATTTGCCAATCATCCGCACAAGCGTAGATCACGGCACCGCTTTTGATATCGCATATCAGCTAAAAGCCGATACGCAAAGTTATATACAATCTATTAAATTTGCTCTAAATTCAGTGAAAATTTAA
- a CDS encoding pyridoxine 5'-phosphate synthase has protein sequence MKLGVNIDHIAILREARKVNDPDILNAMYVATLAGADQITIHLREDRRHIDDIDAKNIIRLSSIAVNLECATAITDIVLELGPNRATIVPEKRQELTTEGGLNLSSAELPSSIKAMLEANIEVSLFIDPNLDDIKAAKELGVSTIELHTGNFANAYLMAFSNLSKTKFSIKSLEKQNIKEIFEIELNRLKSAAKFAKNLGLNVAAGHGLNYQNVGYIAKIPEIFELNIGQSIVARSVFTGLNQAIKDMKRLINEA, from the coding sequence ATGAAATTAGGCGTAAATATCGATCACATAGCTATACTTAGAGAAGCTAGAAAGGTAAATGACCCAGATATATTAAATGCGATGTATGTTGCTACCCTTGCAGGAGCTGATCAGATCACTATCCATCTTCGTGAAGATCGCAGACATATAGATGATATCGATGCGAAAAATATTATTAGATTATCTAGTATTGCTGTGAATTTAGAGTGTGCGACGGCGATTACTGATATAGTTTTGGAGTTAGGGCCAAATCGAGCTACCATAGTCCCAGAAAAACGCCAAGAGCTAACCACAGAAGGTGGTCTAAATCTCTCTAGCGCTGAATTGCCATCATCTATTAAGGCTATGCTAGAAGCTAATATTGAAGTATCGCTATTTATAGATCCAAATTTAGATGATATCAAAGCAGCCAAAGAGCTAGGAGTAAGCACAATTGAGCTACATACTGGAAACTTTGCTAATGCGTATTTAATGGCATTTTCTAACCTTTCTAAAACCAAATTTAGCATTAAATCCTTAGAAAAACAAAATATCAAAGAGATATTTGAAATTGAGTTAAATAGACTTAAAAGTGCTGCGAAATTCGCTAAAAATTTAGGCTTAAATGTCGCAGCCGGACATGGGCTAAACTACCAAAATGTAGGATATATCGCTAAAATTCCAGAGATTTTTGAGCTAAATATTGGCCAAAGTATAGTGGCTAGATCGGTATTTACAGGCTTAAATCAAGCTATAAAAGATATGAAAAGGCTAATCAATGAAGCCTAA
- a CDS encoding adenylosuccinate lyase: MEITQTLESITIVTDDCDLYLNLIYKIRQSFANVIGTRDRIIIFYSENELIQRKYLLKFIANLYRKTVGSGVEFWLTHHKNIKLIYKNPTSLQVLIDIDIKFEDCRVLFDLKNSEELFAKYLMRGFNDKNCDYFPRQNWLFFTPHSQKDIDTLSNIINIKEHLKYIVNFNYNQDEFELFKRRFNALNSKEYKRRFSMLASLLEDHFHTLGCDVGDDYETVRASYLNLTKMYHPDRQISLSEETKREYTDKFQKIGLAYEALKPYFQEQKNFINSQG; the protein is encoded by the coding sequence ATGGAGATTACACAGACATTAGAGTCAATTACTATTGTTACTGATGATTGTGATTTATATCTAAATCTTATCTACAAAATTCGCCAAAGTTTTGCTAATGTGATTGGGACTCGTGATAGAATCATTATATTTTATAGTGAAAATGAGCTAATCCAGCGTAAATATCTGCTTAAATTTATAGCAAATTTATATAGAAAAACTGTTGGTAGCGGGGTTGAGTTTTGGCTAACTCATCATAAAAATATTAAGCTAATATACAAAAATCCAACCTCACTTCAAGTATTGATAGATATAGATATTAAATTTGAAGATTGTAGGGTGTTATTTGATCTTAAAAATAGTGAAGAGCTATTTGCTAAATACCTTATGCGTGGATTTAATGACAAAAATTGCGACTATTTTCCACGCCAAAATTGGCTATTTTTTACTCCGCATAGCCAAAAAGATATAGATACGCTCTCAAATATCATAAATATCAAAGAGCATTTAAAATATATAGTAAATTTTAACTATAATCAAGATGAATTTGAGCTTTTTAAACGCAGATTTAATGCTTTAAATTCCAAAGAGTATAAACGGCGATTTTCTATGCTAGCATCGCTTTTAGAAGATCATTTTCACACTCTTGGGTGCGATGTTGGTGATGATTATGAGACTGTTAGGGCTAGTTATTTAAACTTAACTAAAATGTATCACCCAGATAGACAGATATCGCTATCTGAAGAAACAAAAAGAGAATACACAGATAAATTCCAAAAAATCGGCTTAGCTTATGAGGCCTTAAAGCCATATTTTCAAGAGCAAAAGAATTTTATAAACTCACAAGGATAA
- a CDS encoding arginyltransferase, giving the protein MTEIEFSTLDTPCAYLAGKRSRSSYKYIFDASFAYNSTLVEHGYRRFGKYFSKPICDGCSECKSLRIDAEKFKFTKSLRRVISKNNKANIEVIIVRPHISNNHIKLYEKYHKFMQNKRGWEFHPMSYERYYSVYVEGAGEFGFEVDYYDGDRLICVDLIDITLDGISSIYCFWDTDYSYLSLGKYSLLNQILLAKSYKLPWIYLGFYVKGCESLEYKSDYKPYQILQDYSELDELAVWLDD; this is encoded by the coding sequence TTGACTGAGATTGAGTTTAGCACCCTAGATACGCCGTGTGCGTATCTAGCAGGGAAGAGATCTAGAAGTAGCTACAAATATATATTTGATGCCTCATTTGCTTATAACTCTACTTTGGTAGAGCATGGTTATAGGAGATTTGGCAAATACTTTTCTAAGCCTATTTGCGATGGATGTAGTGAGTGTAAAAGCCTAAGAATTGACGCTGAAAAATTCAAATTCACCAAAAGCCTAAGGCGAGTAATCAGCAAAAATAATAAAGCCAATATAGAAGTTATAATCGTTCGTCCGCATATAAGCAATAATCATATAAAATTATATGAAAAATATCACAAATTTATGCAAAATAAGCGTGGTTGGGAATTCCATCCGATGAGTTATGAGAGGTATTATAGTGTATATGTTGAAGGGGCTGGTGAGTTTGGCTTTGAGGTGGATTATTATGATGGGGATAGGCTAATTTGTGTTGATTTAATCGATATTACTCTTGATGGGATTAGCTCTATTTATTGCTTTTGGGATACGGATTATTCATATTTGAGCCTTGGGAAATACTCACTTTTAAATCAAATTTTATTAGCCAAATCTTATAAATTGCCTTGGATATATCTAGGATTTTATGTCAAAGGTTGTGAGAGTTTGGAGTATAAAAGCGATTATAAACCATATCAAATTTTACAAGATTATAGCGAGTTAGATGAGTTAGCAGTTTGGCTTGATGATTGA
- a CDS encoding acetyl-CoA carboxylase subunit A, with translation MIYKILIANRGEIAVRIVRACKDLHIKNVAIYTEPDKDSLHVKVADEAYEIGKDPIKGYLDATRIVEVAKACGADAIHPGYGFLSENYEFAKMVEDAGLTFIGPKSEVILKMGNKNIARNLMHKNGIPVVPGTEALNKESIETIKLEAEKIGYPVILKASGGGGGRGIREVWDPADLESSYESCKREAKAFFNNDEVFMEKLIVKPRHIEFQILGDNYGNLIHLCERDCSIQRRHQKVIEIAPCPTISEDLRKRMGVAAVAAAKAVGYTNAGTIEFLLDDYNNFYFMEMNTRIQVEHGVTEEIVGVDLISRQIRIASGEILDIEQTEVKPQGVAIEARITAENVWKNFTPSPGKITGYFPALGPGVRVDSHMYQGYSIPPFYDSLVAKLIVKARSYDLAVSKLERALDEFTIEGVRTTLPFLLAISKRRHFRRGFFDTSYIEERLQDILENTHDSNQENKEEVIAAIAAAIQKVKSSRENG, from the coding sequence ATGATATATAAAATTTTAATTGCCAATCGTGGCGAAATAGCTGTTAGAATCGTTAGAGCGTGTAAAGATTTACATATCAAAAATGTAGCTATCTATACTGAACCTGATAAAGACTCTTTACATGTCAAAGTCGCTGATGAGGCATATGAGATTGGTAAAGATCCGATAAAAGGATATTTGGACGCTACTAGAATTGTCGAAGTGGCTAAGGCGTGTGGCGCAGATGCGATACATCCGGGTTATGGATTTTTAAGTGAAAATTATGAATTTGCTAAGATGGTAGAAGATGCGGGGCTGACATTTATAGGGCCAAAATCTGAAGTAATTTTAAAAATGGGAAATAAAAATATTGCTAGAAATTTAATGCATAAAAATGGTATCCCAGTCGTACCAGGGACTGAAGCACTAAATAAAGAGAGCATAGAAACCATAAAATTAGAAGCTGAAAAAATCGGCTATCCAGTTATATTAAAAGCTAGTGGCGGCGGCGGTGGTCGTGGCATTAGAGAGGTGTGGGATCCAGCGGATTTAGAAAGTAGCTATGAGAGTTGTAAAAGAGAAGCTAAGGCGTTTTTTAATAACGATGAGGTCTTTATGGAAAAACTCATTGTCAAGCCTAGACATATTGAGTTTCAAATTCTAGGTGATAATTATGGCAATCTAATCCACCTTTGTGAGCGAGATTGCTCTATCCAAAGACGCCACCAAAAGGTTATTGAGATAGCGCCTTGTCCTACTATCAGCGAGGATTTGCGTAAAAGAATGGGTGTAGCAGCGGTTGCGGCGGCTAAGGCTGTTGGATATACTAATGCGGGGACAATTGAGTTTTTATTAGATGATTATAATAACTTCTATTTTATGGAGATGAATACTAGAATTCAAGTCGAACACGGCGTAACCGAAGAGATAGTAGGAGTTGATCTAATCTCTAGGCAAATTCGCATTGCTTCAGGCGAGATACTAGATATAGAACAAACCGAAGTTAAACCACAAGGCGTGGCGATAGAAGCTAGGATTACCGCTGAAAATGTATGGAAAAATTTCACTCCAAGCCCAGGTAAAATCACAGGCTATTTCCCAGCTTTGGGGCCAGGCGTGAGGGTGGATAGCCATATGTATCAAGGATACTCTATACCGCCATTTTATGATTCACTTGTAGCTAAGCTTATTGTCAAGGCTAGAAGCTATGATTTAGCGGTTAGTAAGCTTGAGAGAGCATTGGATGAATTTACTATTGAAGGGGTTAGGACTACGCTGCCTTTCTTGCTTGCGATATCTAAAAGAAGACATTTTAGACGCGGATTTTTCGATACTAGCTATATAGAAGAGAGACTTCAAGATATCTTAGAAAATACCCACGATAGCAACCAAGAGAATAAAGAAGAAGTAATCGCAGCCATAGCAGCGGCGATCCAAAAGGTTAAATCTAGCAGAGAAAATGGGTAA
- a CDS encoding LegC family aminotransferase — MEKCNQKIVEFIQNEYKTQNIALHEPRFIGNEIEYLKQCIDSGFVSSVGEFVVGVERDMARITGAKYAVAMCSGTAALHIALICAGVGADDEVITQPLSFVATANAISYTGARAIFVDVDMDTMGMSPYSLSKFLDKNCIKKDGKCYNKISKKFISACVPMHTFGMMCKIDEIAQICDIWGINLVEDSAESLGSVYKGTHSGRFGLAGVFSFNGNKIATSGGGGMLISDDENVAKLARHLSTTAKIPHPYEYNHDYIAYNYRMPNLNAALLKAQLENLNLFLSKKRDLAKRYAKFFDSIGVKFISEPVDCLSNYWLMGVIMDDRKSRDELLKYANERSVMMRPAWRLLSELEIYKDSIKDENKNAKYLVDRIVNIPSSVVI, encoded by the coding sequence ATGGAAAAATGTAATCAAAAGATAGTTGAGTTTATCCAAAATGAGTATAAAACGCAAAATATCGCCTTACATGAACCACGATTTATAGGTAATGAGATAGAGTATTTAAAGCAGTGTATTGATAGTGGATTTGTCTCTAGTGTGGGGGAGTTTGTAGTAGGTGTAGAAAGAGATATGGCTAGGATAACAGGAGCTAAATATGCTGTGGCTATGTGTAGTGGCACAGCGGCACTACATATAGCGTTGATATGTGCTGGAGTGGGGGCTGATGATGAGGTGATAACGCAGCCTTTGAGCTTTGTGGCTACGGCAAATGCGATTAGTTATACTGGGGCTAGGGCTATTTTTGTCGATGTGGATATGGATACAATGGGGATGAGCCCATATAGTTTGAGTAAATTTTTAGATAAAAATTGTATCAAAAAAGATGGCAAATGCTACAATAAAATTAGTAAGAAATTTATATCAGCTTGCGTGCCTATGCATACATTTGGTATGATGTGTAAGATAGATGAAATAGCTCAAATTTGCGATATTTGGGGGATAAATTTAGTTGAAGATAGTGCTGAAAGCTTAGGTAGTGTGTATAAGGGCACTCATAGTGGGAGATTTGGCCTTGCGGGGGTATTTTCTTTTAATGGTAATAAGATAGCTACAAGCGGTGGTGGCGGTATGTTAATAAGCGATGATGAGAATGTAGCTAAACTAGCTAGACACCTAAGCACCACCGCCAAAATCCCGCATCCATATGAGTATAATCACGATTATATCGCATATAATTATAGAATGCCAAATTTAAACGCTGCTTTATTGAAGGCTCAATTGGAGAATTTGAATTTATTTCTAAGCAAAAAGCGAGATTTAGCCAAAAGATATGCGAAATTTTTTGATAGTATTGGGGTTAAATTTATTAGTGAGCCTGTGGATTGCCTTAGTAATTACTGGCTTATGGGAGTTATCATGGATGATAGAAAAAGCCGTGATGAGCTACTAAAATATGCTAATGAAAGATCTGTTATGATGCGACCGGCGTGGAGATTGCTAAGTGAGTTAGAAATTTATAAAGACTCTATAAAAGATGAAAATAAAAATGCCAAATATCTAGTTGATAGGATTGTTAATATCCCTAGTAGCGTGGTGATTTAG
- a CDS encoding polysaccharide biosynthesis protein — protein MDILKLIGRDEPLFGLDIENLNSDLKDIINRSKFLVVGGAGSIGQAVVKEIFAREPKLLDVVDISENNLVELVRDIRSSYGYIGGEFATYAIDAGSQIFAKLIDSKEYDYVLNLSALKHVRSEKDPYTLMRLIQTNIFNSDEIMKRSKRYFTVSSDKAANPVNMMGASKRIMEMFAFMRSSLTPVSMARFANVAFSDGSLLYGFEQRIKKIQPIVAPNDVRRYFITPKESGELCLLSAIFGGNREIFFPKLDEKLNLIKFSDIAVKYLRFKGYEPYICQDENEARAKAKELAKIGRWACLFSGSDTTGEKDYEEFYTGDERLNLDKFESIGVIENDMDINSDRLREFELNIKDMMGNLKFDKNAILAEFMRVLPEFNHIEKGRYLDGKM, from the coding sequence ATGGATATATTAAAACTTATAGGTAGAGATGAGCCGCTTTTTGGCTTGGATATAGAGAATTTAAATAGTGATTTAAAAGATATTATAAATAGATCAAAATTCCTAGTAGTGGGTGGTGCTGGGAGTATCGGTCAAGCGGTGGTAAAAGAGATTTTTGCTAGAGAGCCAAAGCTGCTTGATGTAGTAGATATCAGTGAAAATAATCTAGTAGAATTGGTGCGTGATATCAGAAGTAGCTATGGCTATATCGGTGGTGAGTTTGCTACATATGCTATTGATGCTGGATCGCAGATATTTGCTAAGCTTATAGATTCTAAAGAGTATGATTATGTGCTGAATTTAAGTGCTTTAAAGCATGTAAGAAGCGAAAAAGACCCATATACTCTAATGAGATTAATCCAAACAAATATATTTAATAGCGATGAGATTATGAAGCGATCAAAGCGCTATTTTACTGTTAGTAGTGATAAGGCGGCTAATCCTGTTAATATGATGGGTGCTAGTAAGAGAATTATGGAGATGTTTGCTTTCATGCGTTCAAGCTTAACGCCTGTTAGTATGGCTAGATTTGCTAATGTGGCTTTTAGCGATGGGAGTTTGCTCTATGGATTTGAACAAAGAATCAAGAAAATTCAGCCAATAGTAGCGCCAAATGATGTCCGCAGATACTTCATCACGCCTAAAGAGAGTGGGGAGCTATGCTTATTGAGTGCGATATTTGGGGGTAATAGGGAGATATTTTTTCCTAAATTGGATGAGAAGTTAAATTTGATTAAATTTAGTGATATAGCGGTGAAATATCTAAGATTTAAAGGGTATGAACCATATATCTGTCAAGATGAGAATGAAGCTAGAGCAAAGGCTAAAGAGCTAGCCAAAATCGGCCGTTGGGCCTGTCTATTTAGCGGTAGTGATACGACTGGGGAGAAGGATTATGAGGAGTTTTATACCGGTGATGAGAGATTGAATTTGGATAAATTTGAAAGTATTGGCGTGATAGAAAATGATATGGATATAAATAGCGATAGATTGCGTGAATTTGAGCTAAATATAAAAGATATGATGGGTAATTTGAAATTTGATAAAAATGCGATTTTGGCAGAATTTATGAGAGTTTTACCGGAGTTTAATCATATAGAAAAAGGTAGATATCTAGATGGAAAAATGTAA